A window of the Thalassospira indica genome harbors these coding sequences:
- a CDS encoding glycosyltransferase family 4 protein, whose protein sequence is MARDNLAIVVKGYPRLSETFIAQEILGIQQAGIPYRIVSLRHPTDKKRHPINDRITGAVDYLPEYVYQEPMRVLRGWLKARKMPGYRRALNIWLQDYRRDRTANRARRFAQAMVMAAELPDDVTRIYAHFLHTPASVVRYCAIMRGLPWSCSAHAKDIYTSQDWDMREKLRDMDWLVTCTSANVDYLRKLAEDPDKVNLLYHGLDFSRFPEDLPERPLRDGTDAENPVRILSVGRLVGKKGYDDLLRALAKLPANCHWRFIHIGGGNGEKYKKLATELGIADRCDWQGARDQKEVIAACQSSDLFVLASRIEKDGDRDGLPNVLMEAQLCGLAAVSTAISAIPELIEDGVNGKLVPERDPDALASALEALITDPRLRETMGRKGNEIVRRDFSFYRGMKELAERFGVNSQSDEQAAIPAEQPAAE, encoded by the coding sequence ATGGCACGCGACAATCTGGCAATCGTGGTGAAGGGTTATCCGCGATTGTCGGAGACCTTTATCGCCCAGGAAATTCTGGGTATTCAGCAAGCAGGCATTCCCTATCGGATTGTGTCGCTGCGCCATCCAACCGACAAAAAACGCCACCCGATCAATGATCGCATTACAGGTGCGGTCGATTATCTGCCGGAATATGTCTATCAGGAACCGATGCGGGTTTTGCGTGGCTGGCTCAAGGCGCGCAAGATGCCCGGATATCGTCGTGCCCTGAATATCTGGTTGCAGGATTACCGCCGGGACCGCACCGCCAATCGCGCACGCCGATTTGCCCAGGCTATGGTGATGGCGGCCGAACTGCCCGATGATGTGACCCGCATCTATGCCCATTTCCTGCATACACCGGCATCGGTCGTGCGCTATTGCGCAATTATGCGCGGCTTGCCCTGGTCTTGTTCGGCGCATGCCAAGGATATCTATACCAGTCAGGACTGGGACATGCGCGAAAAGCTGCGCGATATGGATTGGCTGGTGACCTGTACAAGCGCCAATGTCGATTACCTGCGTAAACTTGCCGAGGATCCGGATAAAGTTAATCTGCTCTATCACGGACTGGATTTTTCGCGCTTTCCCGAAGACCTTCCAGAAAGACCTCTGCGCGATGGGACGGATGCCGAAAACCCGGTAAGGATCCTGTCGGTCGGGCGACTGGTGGGCAAAAAGGGATATGACGACCTTCTGCGCGCCTTGGCCAAACTGCCAGCCAACTGTCATTGGCGGTTTATTCATATTGGCGGTGGTAACGGCGAAAAATATAAAAAACTTGCGACAGAGCTCGGCATTGCGGATCGCTGTGACTGGCAAGGGGCGCGTGATCAGAAGGAAGTCATCGCGGCATGTCAGTCTTCCGATTTGTTCGTGTTGGCCAGCCGGATTGAGAAGGATGGTGATCGCGACGGGCTGCCAAACGTTCTGATGGAAGCGCAGCTTTGCGGACTTGCTGCGGTTTCGACTGCAATTTCGGCCATTCCTGAACTGATTGAAGACGGCGTAAATGGCAAACTTGTGCCCGAACGTGATCCGGATGCACTTGCGAGTGCGCTGGAAGCTTTGATCACTGATCCCCGTCTTCGCGAAACCATGGGCCGCAAGGGCAATGAGATTGTGCGTCGTGATTTCTCATTCTATCGCGGCATGAAGGAACTGGCGGAACGTTTCGGTGTTAACTCCCAGTCCGACGAACAGGCGGCAATCCCCGCCGAACAACCCGCCGCAGAGTAG
- a CDS encoding glycosyltransferase family 4 protein, with amino-acid sequence MQVAFYAPLKPIDHPVPSGDRLIARMLCEALQSAGMKVDIAARLRSRVADGDVLKQARLADLGTKLAARLLRQYQSGFRPKPDIWFTYHLYYKAPDWIGPVVADALGIPYVVAEASFAPKRANGPWGQSHLAAETALKQADAVFSLNRVDMECLAQVCQPDHLHFLPPFTRVASWNVGQREAINPQCVRLVTTAMMRDGDKLKSYALLADALGRLRRSGVDNWHLTVIGDGPARQQVEDVFEANGLGEDKASLVGLRTPEQTKDILAQSDLFVWPAINEAFGMALLEAQSAGLPVLAGDTGGVSGIVSSGVTGWLVPVGDVAAFSDRLGECLGADVAVLRDIGTAGASKAAQHHTLEAAADLLSTTFKKIITGHLSSQNGQGLV; translated from the coding sequence TTGCAGGTTGCCTTTTACGCCCCGCTAAAGCCGATTGACCATCCGGTGCCGTCGGGTGACCGCCTGATTGCCCGCATGCTGTGTGAGGCTCTTCAGTCAGCAGGCATGAAGGTCGATATTGCTGCCCGCCTTCGCAGCCGCGTTGCAGATGGCGATGTCCTTAAGCAGGCGCGGCTTGCCGATCTGGGTACCAAACTTGCTGCCCGTTTACTGCGGCAATACCAATCAGGGTTCCGTCCCAAACCGGATATCTGGTTTACCTATCATCTTTATTACAAGGCACCGGACTGGATCGGGCCGGTTGTCGCCGATGCGCTGGGTATCCCGTATGTGGTGGCCGAAGCATCCTTTGCCCCAAAGCGTGCAAACGGGCCATGGGGACAAAGCCATCTGGCAGCCGAGACAGCGCTTAAGCAGGCAGATGCCGTTTTCTCGCTCAATCGGGTTGATATGGAATGTCTGGCTCAGGTCTGCCAACCGGATCATCTGCATTTCCTGCCGCCCTTTACACGTGTCGCGTCATGGAATGTTGGACAGCGGGAAGCAATCAATCCGCAATGTGTGCGGTTGGTGACAACTGCGATGATGCGTGATGGCGATAAATTGAAATCCTATGCACTTTTGGCAGACGCACTGGGTCGCCTCAGGCGCAGTGGTGTTGATAACTGGCATCTGACAGTGATTGGTGATGGCCCAGCGCGCCAGCAGGTCGAAGACGTATTTGAAGCAAATGGTCTTGGTGAAGACAAGGCTTCACTTGTCGGTCTGAGAACACCGGAACAAACCAAAGATATTCTCGCGCAGTCAGATTTATTTGTCTGGCCCGCAATCAATGAAGCCTTCGGAATGGCGTTGCTTGAGGCGCAGTCAGCTGGGCTTCCGGTTCTGGCAGGGGATACTGGTGGCGTATCGGGTATTGTTTCGTCCGGTGTGACCGGGTGGCTTGTGCCTGTTGGTGATGTCGCGGCTTTTTCAGACCGTTTAGGGGAATGCCTCGGGGCGGATGTCGCCGTATTGCGTGATATAGGTACCGCTGGCGCATCGAAAGCAGCACAGCATCACACGCTTGAAGCCGCAGCTGATCTGTTATCCACAACATTCAAGAAAATCATCACGGGTCACCTGTCGTCACAAAACGGGCAAGGTTTGGTATGA
- a CDS encoding histidine phosphatase family protein — protein sequence MKQIRFALLRHGVTAWNADKRIQGRTNISIRPETAAWYRQHRLPAKWANVPWFSSPLSRTRETADALGIRTVATEPEFIEMDWGTWEGEKLSDLRASMGKDLRANEDRGWDFRPDDGESPRDVLNRVATFLKDCDLPEFGAVTHKGVIRAVYAAARGWDMMGKIPDKLDWHCLQVFQYSDEAGFSVEALNVPLAPAQESA from the coding sequence ATGAAACAGATCCGTTTTGCATTGCTTCGCCACGGTGTCACGGCCTGGAATGCCGATAAGCGCATTCAGGGACGCACAAATATCTCAATCAGGCCCGAGACAGCTGCTTGGTATCGTCAGCACCGTTTGCCCGCCAAGTGGGCCAATGTACCGTGGTTTTCTTCGCCCTTATCCCGAACACGTGAAACTGCAGATGCGCTTGGGATCAGAACCGTTGCCACCGAGCCCGAGTTCATCGAGATGGACTGGGGTACGTGGGAGGGTGAAAAACTTTCGGATCTTCGTGCAAGTATGGGGAAAGACCTTCGCGCCAATGAAGACCGTGGTTGGGATTTTCGCCCAGATGATGGCGAAAGCCCGCGTGACGTCTTAAACCGGGTTGCGACATTCCTAAAGGATTGTGACCTGCCGGAATTTGGTGCGGTCACCCACAAGGGCGTGATACGTGCTGTCTATGCTGCAGCACGTGGATGGGACATGATGGGCAAAATTCCAGACAAACTCGATTGGCACTGTTTGCAGGTGTTTCAGTATTCTGATGAGGCCGGGTTCTCTGTTGAAGCACTCAATGTGCCACTTGCGCCTGCGCAGGAGAGCGCGTGA
- a CDS encoding glycosyltransferase family protein: MSDVMVYVQHLLGIGHVRRMALINHALRDEGLGVTVVSGGVPDYSLDFAASEVIQLSPCKTSDTGFSGLVDPEGNALGDDWQEKRKRQLMTAFKETAPKLLLVEMFPFGRRAFRFELIPLFESATEAGVPIICSVRDLLVRKKDISKTRWMRDTARKYLDAVLVHGDPQLFGFDRSFEFADDISELIAYTGYVAPKVTNDVSDGVEADRSGVLVSAGGGAVGAELIRLAISARAHSQKYNDAIWDIVAGPHFPSDQFDLLRGQLPDGVILHRFLPDFRERMAGAAVSISQAGYNTLMDVLATRTPAVMVPFAEGGESEQTERAEVLANEGVISLLDLDGLSAQSLAKQIDNARQPSGIKIALDGAKRTASIIAEKIKGQA, from the coding sequence ATGAGTGACGTCATGGTCTATGTTCAGCACTTGCTTGGCATTGGTCACGTGCGCCGCATGGCGTTGATCAATCATGCGCTTCGCGATGAAGGGCTTGGCGTTACGGTCGTAAGCGGCGGTGTGCCCGATTACAGCCTTGATTTCGCCGCCAGTGAAGTTATTCAGCTTTCCCCGTGCAAAACATCCGATACTGGTTTTTCAGGGCTTGTCGATCCGGAAGGGAACGCCTTGGGAGACGACTGGCAGGAAAAACGTAAAAGACAACTGATGACCGCGTTTAAGGAAACGGCGCCGAAACTGCTTCTGGTTGAAATGTTTCCGTTCGGGCGCCGCGCATTTCGCTTCGAATTGATTCCGCTGTTTGAGTCGGCGACTGAAGCAGGCGTTCCGATCATTTGTTCTGTCAGAGACCTTTTGGTGCGTAAAAAAGACATCAGCAAAACGCGATGGATGCGTGATACCGCACGTAAATATCTTGATGCTGTTCTGGTACATGGAGATCCCCAACTGTTTGGTTTTGATCGCAGCTTTGAGTTCGCCGACGATATATCGGAACTGATCGCCTACACGGGGTATGTTGCACCAAAGGTTACCAATGACGTCTCGGATGGTGTTGAGGCAGATCGTAGCGGTGTTCTTGTTTCTGCCGGTGGTGGTGCCGTCGGGGCAGAGTTGATCAGGCTTGCAATTTCTGCCCGCGCGCATTCGCAAAAGTATAATGACGCTATTTGGGATATTGTCGCTGGGCCGCATTTTCCCTCAGATCAGTTCGACCTTTTGCGCGGCCAGTTGCCCGACGGTGTGATCCTGCATCGGTTCTTGCCCGATTTCCGTGAAAGGATGGCGGGTGCCGCCGTTTCCATTTCACAGGCCGGATACAACACGCTGATGGATGTGTTGGCGACGCGAACGCCAGCGGTCATGGTGCCGTTTGCAGAAGGCGGCGAAAGCGAGCAAACCGAACGTGCAGAAGTCCTTGCCAATGAAGGGGTTATTTCCCTGCTTGATCTTGATGGCCTGTCTGCGCAATCATTAGCAAAACAAATAGATAACGCCAGACAACCAAGCGGGATTAAAATCGCGCTGGATGGTGCAAAAAGAACTGCGTCAATCATCGCAGAAAAGATCAAAGGGCAGGCATGA
- a CDS encoding polysaccharide deacetylase family protein yields MSSWDQLRAELDLWQSEDRIATAWWRDDDAVSVTPALETLLRFEQDYKVPLALAVIPASLQDDLVERLVETLDTRVLQHGWSHQNHMPEGRKKQELDDVRDIGDVVADLRHGFSVLQSRFGNRFLPVLVPPWNRVAEDVVAALHSLGFCGISTFNARKVAEPYKGIMQVNTHVDVIDWRGTRGFVGEDAALGAMIEHLAARRTGQVDADEPTGILTHHLVHDEPTTKFLDNLFSMDHSALRWLRIPGVFPWQ; encoded by the coding sequence ATGAGCAGCTGGGACCAATTACGCGCAGAGCTTGATCTGTGGCAGTCGGAAGACCGGATTGCCACCGCGTGGTGGCGTGACGACGATGCTGTTTCTGTGACCCCGGCGCTTGAAACGCTTCTGCGTTTTGAACAGGACTATAAAGTGCCACTCGCCCTTGCGGTTATTCCGGCGTCTTTGCAGGATGACCTTGTCGAACGTCTTGTCGAGACGCTTGATACCCGTGTGTTGCAGCATGGCTGGTCCCATCAGAACCACATGCCAGAGGGACGCAAGAAACAGGAACTCGATGACGTACGAGATATTGGCGATGTCGTTGCCGATCTGCGCCACGGGTTTTCGGTTCTGCAATCGCGTTTTGGCAATCGTTTCTTGCCGGTCCTGGTGCCGCCATGGAACCGGGTGGCCGAAGATGTCGTGGCGGCGTTGCATTCCCTTGGCTTTTGCGGGATTAGCACATTCAATGCCCGCAAGGTGGCAGAGCCGTACAAAGGCATTATGCAGGTCAACACGCATGTCGATGTCATTGATTGGCGCGGAACGCGCGGCTTTGTTGGCGAAGACGCGGCACTTGGCGCAATGATTGAACATCTGGCGGCGCGGCGAACAGGGCAGGTCGACGCGGATGAGCCGACGGGTATTCTGACCCATCATCTTGTCCATGACGAACCCACTACGAAGTTCCTTGATAATCTGTTTTCTATGGACCATTCAGCTTTGCGCTGGTTGAGAATACCCGGAGTATTTCCATGGCAATAA
- a CDS encoding ABC transporter ATP-binding protein — translation MTDILRIKDLKVEFVLPHMRVKAVENVSFRIGAQETVALVGESGSGKSTISQAIMGLLPKVAQVTKGSIIFADPKKPGTRVNIAMLDRSGSDMRAIRGGRISMIFQEPMSSLSPLHTIGDQICEAVKLHRKVGSAEARELAVEMLTLVGFPQPKRSLKTYPFELSGGLRQRAMIAMALVCRPALLIADEPTTALDVTIQAQILRLIKEVQAELQMSVLLITHDLGVVANMADRMVVIYDGRVVEAGKTDDVFINPGHTYTRSLLAAVPHFDMGPDERLRPLREIKPKTGSLLASAGDGNAQQNTSDVPATLALHPTMASEPVLAVRHLSKSFTTRKGNWIKSEERLVPAVSDVSLTVNRGECVGLVGESGCGKTTLSKLIMRAMSPDEGSILFRGESGQMTELTGLDEDQLNPYRKRIQFVFQDPFGSLNPRMTVQDIITEPMLIHSVGDSNYRQKMVLELMDLVGLDPRFLNRYPHSFSGGQRQRIGIARALSLKPDLLIFDEPTSALDVSVQAQILNLLKDLQRDLNLTYLFISHNLAVVDYVADRIAVMCAGRIVESAPREVLFKNPMHPYTQALLHAVPFADLDHLLDFDKIMDGKASDPSRWPAPFTINQSSEPKMMQVAEDHFVRAERADFTEIAI, via the coding sequence ATGACCGATATTCTGCGCATCAAGGATCTGAAAGTTGAATTCGTACTGCCGCACATGCGTGTCAAGGCAGTTGAAAATGTAAGCTTTCGCATCGGTGCGCAGGAAACCGTGGCACTGGTTGGTGAGTCGGGATCGGGCAAAAGCACCATTTCGCAGGCAATCATGGGCCTGTTGCCAAAGGTGGCCCAGGTCACCAAAGGATCTATCATCTTTGCAGATCCGAAAAAGCCCGGAACCCGGGTGAATATCGCCATGCTGGATCGGTCGGGCTCTGACATGCGCGCCATTCGCGGTGGCCGGATTTCGATGATTTTTCAGGAACCGATGAGTTCCCTGTCGCCGCTCCATACCATTGGCGATCAGATATGTGAGGCGGTGAAACTTCATCGCAAGGTCGGATCGGCCGAGGCGCGTGAACTTGCCGTTGAAATGCTGACACTGGTCGGCTTCCCGCAGCCCAAGCGTTCACTGAAAACTTATCCATTCGAACTTTCCGGTGGCCTGCGCCAGCGCGCGATGATTGCGATGGCACTGGTGTGCCGTCCGGCCTTGCTGATTGCGGATGAACCGACAACCGCGCTCGATGTAACCATTCAGGCGCAAATTCTGCGTCTGATCAAGGAAGTTCAGGCAGAATTGCAGATGTCGGTTCTGTTGATCACCCATGACCTTGGCGTGGTTGCCAATATGGCAGACCGGATGGTGGTGATTTATGACGGGCGGGTGGTCGAGGCTGGCAAAACAGATGATGTGTTCATCAATCCTGGCCATACCTATACACGATCATTGCTGGCGGCGGTTCCGCACTTTGACATGGGACCGGACGAAAGATTGCGTCCGCTGCGCGAGATCAAGCCGAAAACCGGCAGTCTACTTGCCAGCGCAGGTGATGGCAACGCACAACAAAATACATCCGATGTTCCGGCAACTTTGGCCCTGCACCCGACCATGGCAAGCGAACCGGTTCTGGCAGTTCGCCATCTCAGCAAAAGCTTTACCACGCGCAAGGGTAACTGGATCAAATCCGAAGAGCGCCTTGTGCCCGCAGTTTCCGACGTCTCATTGACGGTTAATCGCGGCGAATGCGTTGGTCTGGTGGGCGAAAGTGGTTGTGGCAAAACAACCCTTTCAAAACTGATCATGCGCGCGATGAGCCCGGATGAAGGTTCCATTCTGTTTCGCGGTGAAAGCGGGCAGATGACTGAATTAACAGGGCTTGATGAAGATCAGCTCAATCCGTACCGAAAGCGGATACAATTTGTTTTTCAGGACCCGTTCGGATCGCTTAATCCGCGGATGACGGTTCAGGATATCATCACCGAACCCATGCTGATTCACAGTGTCGGGGATAGTAACTATCGACAGAAAATGGTGCTGGAACTGATGGACCTGGTTGGTCTTGATCCGCGTTTTCTGAACCGGTATCCGCATAGTTTTTCCGGCGGGCAGCGCCAGCGCATCGGGATCGCACGTGCGCTCAGCCTGAAGCCGGACTTGTTGATTTTCGATGAGCCGACATCGGCACTTGATGTGTCGGTTCAGGCGCAAATACTTAATCTTTTAAAAGATTTGCAGCGCGATCTTAATTTGACCTATCTGTTCATATCACACAATCTTGCGGTCGTGGATTACGTTGCAGACAGGATTGCCGTGATGTGTGCCGGGCGGATTGTTGAGTCCGCACCACGCGAAGTGCTGTTTAAGAACCCGATGCATCCTTACACGCAGGCTTTGCTGCATGCCGTGCCGTTTGCCGATCTGGATCACCTGCTTGATTTTGACAAGATAATGGATGGCAAGGCATCTGATCCGTCCCGCTGGCCAGCTCCGTTCACGATCAACCAGTCCAGTGAGCCCAAGATGATGCAGGTCGCAGAAGATCACTTTGTTCGTGCCGAACGTGCCGATTTTACGGAGATCGCCATATGA
- a CDS encoding ABC transporter substrate-binding protein: MISILNPSMSRMHRAFSGLVMTTGFLAASVLVAPAHAEVPYFEDAVASGSLPAMNDRLPEHPHVIDFAGEGKEIGKYGGEFVTIMGRSKDIRMAVVYGYARLIGYDQDLNLRPDILEALDVNEEGNVFTLHIRKGHKWSDGEPFTAEDFRYYWEDIVNNDELFPVGPPRFLFVGNEPATFEILDEYTVRYSWSQPNPFFLTELAATRPPFIYRPAHYLKQFHENYRDADELQAMVEERGLRSWAVLHTDIDRPYKLSNIHRPSLEPWLITTEEPSDRFVFVRNPYYHRVDPEGNQLPYIDRMIFNISNAKLVPAKVGAGEVDLQSRILSLKDYTFLKQSEANQNYDVRLWDVGAGAYAALYPNLTCSDPVWREVLRDVRFRRALSLAINRTEINRVMFFGLAQPTNNTVLPKSPLFKPEYRESYTDFDVKAANQLLDAMGLDERNGEGIRLLPDGRQMEIIVETSGENPEHDDMLELVGDSWRQVGIKLFVKGLQREVMRNRAYTGETIMSIFNGIDNGLATPNTAPDEFVPVLQDSLQWPKWGQYYQTDSEAGEAPDMPAAKELMEQYRKWQTSNEAGQKQAWQAILDINSENMFSIGLIGNVPQPVVIDKDMRNVPKKGIHSWEPGAFFGIYRPDTFWWDR; encoded by the coding sequence ATGATCAGTATTTTAAACCCGTCGATGTCTAGAATGCATCGTGCCTTTTCCGGCCTTGTGATGACGACAGGTTTTCTGGCGGCAAGTGTCTTGGTCGCACCGGCGCATGCAGAAGTCCCTTATTTCGAGGATGCGGTCGCAAGCGGGTCTTTGCCTGCGATGAATGACCGCCTGCCAGAACATCCGCATGTGATTGACTTTGCGGGTGAGGGTAAGGAAATCGGCAAATATGGTGGGGAATTTGTCACCATCATGGGGCGGTCCAAAGATATCCGTATGGCGGTTGTCTACGGCTATGCCCGCTTGATCGGCTATGATCAGGATCTGAACCTGCGCCCAGACATCCTTGAAGCGCTCGATGTGAATGAAGAAGGCAATGTCTTCACGTTGCATATCCGCAAAGGTCACAAATGGTCCGATGGCGAGCCGTTCACGGCCGAGGATTTTCGCTATTACTGGGAAGATATCGTCAATAATGATGAATTGTTTCCGGTCGGGCCGCCGCGTTTCCTGTTTGTCGGGAATGAACCGGCAACCTTTGAAATTCTTGACGAATATACAGTTCGCTACAGCTGGTCACAGCCAAACCCGTTTTTCCTGACCGAACTGGCCGCAACCCGTCCGCCATTTATTTATCGTCCGGCGCACTATCTGAAACAGTTCCACGAGAATTATCGTGATGCGGACGAACTCCAGGCGATGGTTGAAGAACGCGGTCTGCGTAGCTGGGCTGTGTTGCATACGGACATTGATCGTCCCTACAAGCTTTCCAACATTCATCGCCCGTCGCTGGAGCCATGGCTGATCACGACAGAGGAGCCGTCGGATCGCTTCGTCTTCGTGCGCAACCCGTATTATCACCGCGTCGATCCGGAAGGTAACCAGCTTCCTTACATCGATCGGATGATCTTCAATATCTCGAACGCAAAGCTGGTCCCGGCCAAAGTCGGCGCGGGCGAGGTCGACCTGCAAAGCAGGATTCTGTCGCTTAAGGACTATACGTTCCTGAAGCAATCCGAAGCCAATCAGAACTATGATGTGCGTCTTTGGGATGTCGGGGCAGGGGCTTATGCCGCATTGTATCCCAACCTGACCTGCAGCGATCCGGTCTGGCGCGAAGTTCTGCGCGATGTCCGTTTCCGCCGCGCGTTATCCTTGGCGATCAACCGCACCGAAATTAACCGGGTCATGTTCTTTGGTCTGGCGCAACCGACCAACAATACCGTTTTGCCAAAAAGCCCGTTATTCAAACCGGAATATCGCGAAAGCTATACCGATTTCGACGTCAAGGCCGCAAACCAACTGCTTGATGCAATGGGGCTGGATGAACGCAATGGCGAAGGTATCCGTCTTTTGCCTGATGGACGCCAGATGGAAATCATTGTCGAGACGTCCGGGGAAAACCCCGAACATGACGACATGCTTGAACTGGTTGGCGACAGTTGGCGTCAGGTTGGCATCAAGCTGTTCGTCAAGGGCCTGCAGCGCGAAGTGATGCGCAACCGTGCCTATACCGGCGAGACGATCATGTCGATTTTCAACGGTATTGATAACGGCCTGGCAACGCCCAACACTGCCCCTGATGAATTCGTTCCTGTCCTGCAAGACAGCCTGCAATGGCCGAAATGGGGGCAGTATTATCAAACGGACAGCGAGGCGGGTGAAGCGCCCGATATGCCAGCCGCCAAGGAACTCATGGAACAGTATCGCAAGTGGCAAACCAGCAATGAAGCGGGCCAGAAACAAGCATGGCAGGCCATTCTCGATATCAATTCGGAAAACATGTTCTCCATTGGTTTGATCGGCAACGTGCCGCAACCGGTCGTTATCGACAAGGACATGCGCAACGTGCCCAAAAAAGGCATCCATAGCTGGGAGCCGGGCGCGTTCTTTGGGATTTACCGACCTGATACCTTCTGGTGGGATCGGTAA
- a CDS encoding ABC transporter permease produces MLTYLARRLFVMIPTLFMISVLVFVIIQLPPGDFLTTYLNELQAQGEAVDPAKIEFLKRQYGLDQPIYIQYAEWAWGLLQGDLGFSFEYNLPVSDVVGDRLWLSLVLNFSTVIFIYIVSFPIGIYSATRQYSWGDYGFTLLGFLGLAMPNFLFALILLYYANVVFGTSIGGLMDPEYINQGWSLAKMMSVVEHLWAPVVVIGTSGTAAMIRRLRANLLDELGKQYVVTAHAKGLSPTKVLFKYPLRMALNPFIADIGNILPQVVSGSVLVSVVMSLPTTGPMLLTALQSQDMYLAGSFLMFLALLTVVGMFVSDVLLAWLDPRIRLQGGVGN; encoded by the coding sequence ATGCTGACTTATCTGGCAAGACGGCTTTTCGTGATGATACCCACGCTGTTTATGATCAGCGTGCTGGTGTTTGTCATCATTCAGCTGCCACCCGGCGACTTTCTGACCACGTATCTCAACGAGCTTCAAGCCCAGGGCGAGGCCGTCGACCCGGCAAAGATCGAGTTTCTCAAACGCCAGTACGGCCTTGATCAGCCAATCTATATTCAATACGCCGAATGGGCCTGGGGGCTGCTGCAAGGCGATCTCGGTTTCTCGTTTGAGTATAACCTGCCTGTGAGTGATGTGGTTGGTGATCGGCTTTGGCTGTCGCTGGTGCTGAATTTCAGCACGGTGATCTTCATTTATATCGTCAGCTTCCCCATCGGGATCTATTCCGCAACTCGGCAATATAGCTGGGGCGACTACGGGTTCACTTTACTTGGCTTCCTTGGGCTTGCCATGCCGAACTTCCTGTTTGCTCTGATCCTGCTTTATTACGCAAACGTCGTTTTCGGAACATCGATCGGTGGTCTGATGGACCCTGAATACATCAATCAAGGCTGGTCCTTGGCCAAGATGATGTCGGTCGTTGAACATCTTTGGGCACCGGTCGTGGTGATCGGGACATCCGGGACAGCCGCCATGATCCGCCGTCTGCGCGCCAACCTGCTTGATGAACTGGGCAAGCAATATGTGGTTACAGCCCACGCGAAGGGCCTGTCACCGACCAAGGTACTGTTCAAATATCCTTTGCGCATGGCACTTAACCCGTTCATCGCCGATATCGGTAACATCCTGCCACAGGTGGTGTCGGGCTCGGTTCTGGTGTCGGTGGTGATGTCATTGCCGACAACGGGGCCGATGTTGCTTACGGCACTGCAAAGTCAGGACATGTATCTGGCTGGTTCCTTCCTGATGTTCTTGGCCCTTTTGACGGTTGTCGGCATGTTTGTTTCCGATGTTCTGCTTGCCTGGCTTGACCCGCGCATTCGCCTGCAGGGAGGGGTCGGGAATTGA